The nucleotide sequence GTCTCAGCTTATTGCGTTCACTAGCGACTGCTCTTGAGACGACGCGTCGATTCGGCTACAAGTTCGGCCCCTTCTACCCGGTTTGTTTCAACCACGATTCCGTAGGCAACTCGCCCCGATTGGCCGGCGAGGAGGCTTTCGATGCCACTGCGACACCTTTTATCGGGGATTGTTTGCCTCGCGCTCGTTGGCCCTGGTTGGGCCGAAGAGTTCGACAGCGACGACGCCGATGTCGACTTTCCCTATCACGCCTTCGTCAATACCGACGATGTCTATGTGCGCAGCGGGCCGGGACAGAATTACTATCCCGTGCTCCGCTTGCAGCGCGGCGACCGCGTCGAGGTTTATCGACACGACCCGGGTGGCTGGTACGCGATTCGCCCGCCGGCCGAATGCTTTAGCTGGGTGTCGGCGGAATACGTCGAGCCGGGCGAAGGAAAAATGGCCCGGGTCAAGGGGGAACGCGTCGTCGCCCGTGTCGGCAGCGCCTTCAGCGACATTCGCGACGTGATTCAGGTACGGCTCGACGAAAACGAACTGGTCGAGGTGCTCGAGGCCAAGCGGATCGGCACCGGGCCGGCCGCGCAGACGTGGTACAAGATTTCGCCCCCCGCGGGCGAGTTCCGCTGGGTTTCGGGCCAGTTCGTCTCCAGCCAGCGGCCTGAGCGCGAGGTCCGCAAGCGCGACGCACACAACAATCTGCTTATTGCCCGGCATGCGAAGCAGCACGAACAAGAGTTAGACGAGCGCAGCGCGGCGCGACACGATCGACGCCGCGACGCCGACGAGGATGACTCTGATGAGCCGCGGCGAGGACCGCAGGCACTCGCCATCAAGTACAACGGCGACGCGAACGAGCGCCTCGACGACGACCGCGACGTCGAGCGATCGAAGGTCTCGCACCGCACGACATCGCATCGCGTGCGCGATGAGGATCGCGACGAGCCAGTGGCCGAACGGCGCCGGCCGAGCCAGGCGTCGCGACGCGCGCCTTTGCCGCAAGGGGACGCCGGCTTGATGAAGGAGCTCGAAGAACTCGATTTCCAGCTTTCCGCCGAGGTGGCCAAGGAGCCGGCAAGTTGGAACCTGGCACCGCTGCGCGAGCGCAGCGACGTGTTGCTTTCGCGCAGTGATACGGCGCTCGATCGCGGCCGCGTGCGTCTGGTGCAGCGCAAGATCTCGCGCTTCGACGACATTAAGCAGCGGGCCGACAAGATCGCCATGGCCCAGCGGGCCACCGATTTGCGCAACCAGGACGCTATTCATGCCTCGCTCGGCGGGTCGTTGGGTGTGCCCATGGACGAACGTTTCGACGGGGTCGGCAAGCTGACCCAGGTCTATCCGGCGCAGTCGGGCGTGGCCGGCTATGCCCTGGTCGACAAGGACGGCAAGGTGAAGCAATTCGTCACGGCGGCCCCGGGCGTGAATTTGCGTCCTTTCATCGGGCGCGAAGTAGGCGTGCAGGGAACGCTGGGCTACATGACCGACGCCCAGACCAGTCATCTGACGGCGAAACGCGTGGCCTTGATCGACGAAGGGCGCACGTTGCGATAGCCCGGCGCCGTGCCGGCGGCCGGTTGGCGCGAACTCGTGAGCCACTATATTGCTGGGCAGCCGGCGGCGCGCGGGGAGTCGCCGCACGCTCTCGTTCCTTTTCCTGCGCTTTTGGCGGAGCAATAGCAGAACGGCATGAATTGGCAGGCGGGATTCACGTTGTTCGTGCTGGGCGGCGTGCTGGCGTCGCTGATCTTTACGGCCGTCGGCCCTGATCTTGCGCTGATCGGCGGACTGATCGTGCTCATGATGGCCGGCATTCTGACGCCGGCCCAAATGGTACACGGGCTGTCGAACGAGGGCCTGGTCACGGTCGCCGTATTGTACGTCGTCAGCGCCGGCATGCGCGAGACCGGGGCCATCGATCTGATCGCCATGCGCGTGCTCGGCCGGCCCAAGACAACGGCCGCCGCGATCGCGCGACTCTTGATCCCGGTCACGGCCATTAGCGCGTTTGTCAACAATACACCGCTCGTGGCAATGTTGATTCCGGTCGTGAACGATTGGGCCAAACGGCAGCAGATCGCGGCTTCGAAGCTGATGATCCCGCTGAGCTATGCCGCGATTCTCGGCGGTACGTGCTCCTTGATTGGCACCAGCACCAACCTGGTTGTCGACGGCCTGTACATCAAATCGCAGGGCACAGGTCTGGCGATGTTCGAGGTCAGCAAGGTGGGCATTCCGGCGGCGATCGCCGGCTGTGCGTTCATTATGCTAACCGCCAAATGGTTGTTGCCCGACCGCCGGCCCGCGATCAGCCACAGCGACGATCCACGCAGCTACACGGCCGAAATGCTGGTAGCCGCCGATAGTCCGCTCGTTGGCAAATCGATCGAGGATGCCGGGCGTGTACCTGGCCGAAATCGACCGCGATGGCCTGGTGCTGCCGGCCGTTTCGCCTCAGGAGCGATTGCGCGAGAACGATCGGCTGGTGTTCGTGGGCATCGTGGAATCGGTCGTCGACTTGCAGAAGACGCGCGGGCTCGTGCCGGCCACGGACCAGGTCTTCAAGCTCGAGTCACCTCGCGATGTGCGCTGCTTGATCGAAGCCGTGGTGTCGAACACCTGCCCCCTGGTGGGTAAGACCATCCGCGACGGCAATTTCCGCACGGTTTACAACGCCGTAGTGGTTGCCGTGGCGCGCAACGGTGAGCGCATCAACAAAAAGATCGGTGACGTTGTTCTCTGGCCGGGCGACACGCTCCTGGTAGAAGCCCATCCGTCGTTTGTCGATCAGCAGCGGAACAGCCGCGATTTCTTCCTGGTCAGCCAATTGGAGAACTCGAACCCGTTGCGGCACGAGCGGGCGTTTCTGGCCCTGGGCATCATGGCGGCGATGGTGACGCTGGCAGCGACCGGGATGTTGAGCATGCTGCAGGCGGCGCTGGTGGCCGCGGCGGCGATGCTCGTCACGCGCTGCTGCACGGCGGCCATCGCGCGGCGCACGATCGACTGGCCCATTCTGCTGGCGATCGCTGCTTCATTCGCCTTTGGCGAAGCCCTGGAAAACACCGGCGCCGCCAAGGCGCTAGCCGACGGGATGATCGGCGTGGCGCAGGGTAAACCATTCATCGCGCTGGCGATGTTTTATCTGGTCACGTTGTTGTTGACCGAATTGATCACGAATAACGCTGCCGCGGCGCTCATGTTTCCCTTGGGGCTGGCAACGGCCTCGAATTTGAACGTGAACTTCATGCCGTTCGTCATCGCGACGATGATGGCGGCCTCGGCCGGCTTTGCGACGCCCATCGGTTATCAAACCAACTTGATGGTTTATGGACCGGGCGGTTACAGGTTTAACGATTACGTAAAGATTGGCGTGCCGCTGGATATTTTGATCATGATCGTGACCGTGGCGCTTAGTCCTTTCATCTGGCCGTTTTAGCGGGCGTGAGTGCGATCATCGCGGCGAATCGTCGCGGAATTCGTGGCAAATCGTATGCTGGCACTTGCGTGCAACGGGCCGCATCGGGCTGGACGCATGCGGCGTTTCCAGGTACCCTCGAAGGATTCGTGGTGCTACCAGGCTGCGCGCTTTGATGGCACCGCCGAGGACGGCTCGAATCTCGCATTGGTATCTCGAAAATGCGGACCGCTGTGGTGGCGCCCTGCGAGAGGCTGCTGCGGGCGCACCACGCATGGAAGCACTTCTTTGAACGCGATCCGGTTGCCGGCGAATGACTAAACGCGATTTCTACGCTCGCCATAGCCCTGCGATCTTGCTGATCGCCGTGTTCCTGCTGCCGATCTCGTTTGCCGGCGCGCGGCGCGCGCTGAACAGCAATCAGAATCGCGTCGAGCAATGGTTGCCGGATCAGTACGAAGAGACGCAGGTCTATCAAGAGTTCCGCAAGCATTTTCAGGGCGAAGAATTCGTCCTGGTCAGTTGGGACGGCTGTACGCTGGATGATGAGCGCTTGGCGCTTTTGTCGCGCAAGCTCGTGCCTGAGGAGGGCGACGAGGTGCCCGCCGAAGCGCGCTACTTTACCAAGGCCCTCTCCGGCCCCGCGATTATCGACACCCTCACCAAGCCGCCCATCAACATCACGCATTCCGAGGCGGTCGAGCGGCTGCGCGGCTCGCTCATCGGTCAGGACGGCAAGCAGACGTGCCTGGTGCTGACCCTCTCGCCCGAGGGAAAGAAGAGCCTGCGCAAAACAATCGGCAAGATCTACAACACCGCCGAAAAAGAGTGCAACATCAAGCACGATGCCCTGCACATGGGCGGACCCCCTTCGGACAACGTGGCCATCGACCTGGCCGGCGAGCAGAGCCTGGTGCGGCTGGCGTCGCTGGCGGGCTTCATCGGCCTGGCGATTTCCTGGTGGTGCTTGCGCAGCGTGAAGCTGGTCGCCATCGTGCTCAGCGCCGGCGTGTACAGTGCGATGGCCAGTCTGGCTTTCGTCTGGTACTCGGGCGGCGAGATGAACGCCATCGTGCTCACGATGCCATCGCTGGTCTACGTGGCGGCAATTTCCGGCGCCATCCACCTGGCGAATTATTACCGCGATTCGATCCACGAAGGTGGGCTCGAAGGCGCGCCGATGCGGGCCATCAAGCACGCCTGGCTACCCTTGAGCCTCGCAACCGGCACCACGGCCGTGGGTCTGTTGACGTTGTGCTATAGCGAGCTGGTGCCGATTCAGTTGTTCGGCTTTTACTCGGCCGTGGGCGTGGTGTTCAGCTTGCTCTTCCTCTTCTTCTTCATGCCGGCCGCCTTCGAGCGCTGGCCGCTGACGGATGAGGCGAGCGGCGAAGCGCAAGGCCCCGCGATTGATCCAGCGTTTTTTGGCAACTGGGGCAAGGTCGGCGACTGGATCATTGGGCACAACGGGATCATGACCGCCGCCGGTCTGGCCGTGATCGGCTTTTGTGCGCTCGGTATGTACCGGATGGAGACGAGCGTGCAACTGATGCGGCTCTTCTCGCCCAAGGCCAAGGTCGTGACCGACTATGAATGGCTGGAAGAACATCTCGGCAACCTGATCCCAATGGAAGTCGTGATCAATATCGATCCGCTCACCGCTCGGCTGAATTTCCTCGAACGGATGGAGCTGGTGCAACGGGTTCAGAAAGAGGTCGAGACGATTCCCGAGGTGGGTAAGAGCCTGTCGGCAGCTACGTTCTCGGCCAACCTGGGGCAGATCGATCAGCCGGACGTGCCCAAGCCGAAGAAGCGCCGCGGCCTGCGCGACATTGTCGGTTCAGTCGCCGGTGTGCGCGACGAAAAGAAGCTTGCCGCCGACGTTCGCAATAAGAAGCTCGAAGAGCATCGCGACGAGTATCTGAATAGCGACTACTTGCGCGAGAAGGATGGCCGCGAGATGTGGCGCGTCAGCGCCCGCGTCAGCGCTCTGAAGAACGTCGACTACGCGAAGTTCGTCGCCGACATCAAGGCCAAGGTCGAGCCGGTGCTCGACGACATGCGTGCCAAGCTGGGGCCGGATTCCGCCGCCGGTCTGGAAGCTACTTACACGGGTCTGGTGCCGCTGGTCTACAAGGCCCAAAACTCGTTGCTCGATGGCCTGGTGACCGGATTCATCACCGACTTGATCTTGATTTTCGTGGCTATCGTGGTGGCCATGCGTTCGTTCACATCGGGCATCATTCTCGCCGTGCCCAGTGTGTTTCCGCCGATCGTGGTCTTCGGTCTGATGGGCTGGCTGGGCATCGTCATCGATATCGGGACCGTGATGACACCGAGCGTGGCCCTGGGCGTGTCGGTCGACGATATCGTCCATTTCATGCTGCAGTACCGCCGGGCGATTGCCGCGGGCGCCACGCAGCGTGAAGCGGTGAAGGCTGCCTATCACCATTGCGGCCGCGCGATGTACCAGAGTTGGGGCGTCATCGGTCTGGGCTTGAGCGTGTTCGCCTTGAGCCCCTTCACGCCGACCCAGCGTTTCGGCTGCATGACGATCGCGCTTTTGACCGCGACGTTGCTGGCGAACTTGCTGATTCTTCCCGCGATTCTCGCTGGTCCGCTGGGCACGCTGTTTGCCCGCGGTGCGCGGAAAAAAAAGCCCACGGCGGCCGAGGAGCCGCCACGGCAGACGCCGCCCGCCCCGAAGAGCCTTCGCCCGTTGGATGAATCGCCGCGCATCGAACCGACGCGGCGCCCGGTCAGCAGTAATTAGAGCGCAGCATTTAGCCGGCAGAGGGCAGTAGGCAGCGGGCAGTGAAGAGTCGTCGGTGATCAGTGGCCGGTAGCCAGTAAATTCAACGGCTGACTTCCATCGAGTCCCGATCACTGGCTACCGAACTACCGACTACTGCCTGCTCAAATGGGCAGGGTCGTTCCACGTCCCTGTTCTTTGGCCAGTTGCACCAGCCGGGCCGCCATGGCGACGTCTTCGATCGCCAGGCCGACGGATTTGAAGATCGCCACGCCACCGTTGCGCGTGCGGCCGACGGCACGCCCGACGACGACCTGGGCCAGATCGACGGCCCGCGACCAATCGAAGATGCCTTTCTCGACGGCGTCGACAAAATCGCCCGCCTCGTGCCGGCAGGCCGCGACGCTGTCGCAGACGATCGTATCGGCGCGGCGCACGGTGGTGGCGTCGATCTCGGCGCGCGACAGGGCGTTGGCGCCTACGGCGCAGACGACCGTTCCCTCGGCGAGCGCTGCGCCATCGAAGACAGGCGTCGAGCTGCTGGTGGCCGTGATCACGATCGGTAAATCTTCGGCGGCCTCGTGCGGGCGGTCGACGGCGATGATTTCTGCGTCGAGCTGCGCTTGCATCTTCTCGGCAAATCGTTCCCGCCGCTCTTCAGATCGGCTGTAAACGAACGCGCGGCGCAGCGGCAGCACCGCGGCCGCGGCCAAAAGCTGCGTTTCCGCCTGCCTGCCGACGCCGAACAGGCCCAGCTCATGCGCATCGGACGGGGCCATCGATCGCAGGGCGACACCGGTCGTGGCGCCGGTGCGCAGCCGGCCCAGTTGATCCGCTTCGATCAGCGCTACAAGCGCGCCGGTGGCCTGATCGTACAGGCCGACGTGAAAACGGGCGGCGTTGCGCGTGGTGGTGTAGCACTTCCAGCCGACATAGCCCAGGTATCCGGCCGAGGCGATCATGCTGTGCAGGATGATGCCGGGCGCGCGAGCGCGCACCCGCGGAACATTTTCGGCTTCGGCCGTTACCAGGTGGCGAAACGCCTCCTCGACGATCGCGATCGAGTGCGGCATGTCGATCAGCGCCGTGACATCCGCTTCGGTAAGGTAGAGGACGCCCATGATCGACCTCCTGCGCGAAAACCTTGCCCGGCCTGACCCGCGAATCCTCGACCGCTCGGCGGCACTACGCCTCTCCGCGTGCCGCGAGCATTATACGGCCGCGTAACGAACGACTGCTCGTCCGACGCCGTTATTCTTGCAAATCGGCGATGCGACGGAAATCGTCGCGCAGCGAACGATACAACTGTTGATATTCGGGAAACGCCCGATCGTAGGTTTTCACACTCCCGCGCTGCGGCGCTGTGCTATCGACCACGCGGATCGTGGCGGCGCATGCTTCGCGGATGTTCTTGAATGCTCCGGCGCCGACGGCCGCCAACAGCGCGACACCGTAAGCCGGTCCTTCTTCGGCGTTGATCGTGGCGACTTTCTGGCCGAAGACGTCGGCCTGAATCTGCCGCCACAGGGCGCTTTTCGAACCGCCGCCCGAGGCCCGAATCTCGCGCACCGGAATTTCCAAGCCGCGGATGATATCCAGGCAGTCGCGCAGCGAGTAGGCGACCCCTTCCATGATCGAGCGCAGCAGGTGGCCGCGCCGATGGGCCAGTGATAGCCCAATGAAACACCCGCGGGCGTGCGGATCGGCGTGCGGGGTGCGTTCGCCCGATAGATACGGCAAAAAGAACAAGCCGTCACTTCCGGCCGGGGCACTTTCGGCCTCCTGGTTCAAGATCTCGTACGAGTCGGCCGTCGGGGCATCGCCGGCCGCGCCGTTCATGTGGCACAGCTCGTTCTGAAACCATTGCAGCGAGCCGCCGGCAGCCAGCGTCACGCCCATGACGTGCCATTTGCCGCGAACGGCGTGGCAAAACGTGTGGATGCGTCCCTCCGGATCGATCTCGACCGTGTCGCTGTGGGCGAACATCACGCCCGAGGTGCCGATCGACGTCGAGACGATTCCCTTGGCCACGATACCGTTGCCGACCGCGCCGGCGGCGCAGTCACCGGCTCCGCCAACGACCAGGCAATCGGTCGACAAGCCGAGTTCCTCGGCCGCCTGCGGCGTGAGCTTGCCCGTGACTTCTTCCGATTCGTAGCAGCGTGGCAGCAGGCTTTCGTCGAGTTCCAGCTTCGAGAGTAGCGCACTCGACCAGCGGCGCTTGGCGACGTCCAACAAAAGCGTGCCGCTGGCGTCGCTTACTTCGGTGGCGTACTCACCAGTCAGGCGGCGGCGGATCTCGTCTTTGGGCAGCAGTACCTTGTGCAGCTTGTCGAAATGGCGCGGTTCCTGATTTCGTAGCCACAGAATCTTCGGTGCCGTGAAGCCGGTCAGTGCCGGGTTGGCGACCATCTTGATTAACTTGCGGCGACCGCCGGCACGGTTTTCGATTTCGGCGCATTCGGCCGCCGTCCGCTGATCGTTCCACAACAGCGCGCGGCGGATCACGCGGTCGCGCTTATCGAGAAAGACCGAGCCGTGCATCTGGCCCGAAAGGCCAATGGCCGCAACGTCGGCCGGACGGAGCTTGGCTTTCTTCATCACCGATTGAATGGCCGCGGTCGTGGCTTGCCACCAGTCGTTCGGGTCCTGCTCGCTCCAGGCAGGGCGAGGGTGATAGCAGGGGTACGTCTCCATGGCGCTGGCCAGGATCGTGCCCGACTCGTCGATGACGAGCGCCTTGGTTCCTGAAGTGCCAACATCGAGGCCGAGAAAATGACTCATGGGCGAAGTCAGTAGTCAGTAGTCAGTAGTCAGTAGTCGTTCCGCGCTTGGTGGCCGATTGGACCCGGACCGCGACCTGGGAAGTGAGTATCGATTAGGGCGCAATCGAGCGCTGTGGCGAGATTCTAACCCGGGCAAGCGGCGAGCGACAACCGGGCACTTGGAGACTGAATGCATGTGAGCGCCTGGCGGGGCGGTACGTAACCACAGCGCCGAAAACTCGCGGGTAGCCGAGAGCGGGTTCGATCTCGCACTCCATGGGTACTCGCTGGCGACGTATCATTATGCAATGATCGAAGGTAGTGTCGGAATCCACGTCATGAAAGCTCAAGGCGTCAGCTGGTTGCGTTCGCTCAAACTGAGCGAGACGATACGCGTTGATGTGCCGAGCTCGCCAGAGGCGGTCGCCGAGTGCTTGCGTTCGCATGTGCAAAAGCCGAGTTGGCGGGGCTCGCTGCTGGCCGCGCTCGCGCCTGCTGCGGCGGGACCATTTTGCACATTTCAGGGACAGGTCGCCTTAAGCGGATTTGACCTGTGTCTGGTCCTGCCGGTTTCGGGATCCTTTTCCGTCCCCCGCATAAATGTACGCGGCGTGATCGAGAGCACGTCCGCGGGCGCGTGCGTGACCGCGACAATCGAGCCGGCGCGAAGCGCTGGAGGGTTCGTCGTCGCATTAGCGATTGGACTGTTGACACTATTCTGCGTCGCCTCTGCTTTCATCGGTGCGTATCGTGTTTTACTGTACTTAGCTGGCGCCCTGGCTTTGCTGGCGGTGTACTCGGCAGCCGTCCACGGCGTTTATCGGACGTTATTCTTGCACGAAGCGGAAGAGATTCACCGGCAATTGACATTTGCCCTCTCGCACAAACGTGGCGACTTGTAGCGGCGCCCATTACGTGTGTAAATTGAAGACCGAAGCAACGACGACGCATATCTATCTCGCATTGGCACGATGACCGCCACACCTGTCTCGCTTGTCACCGGCGGTTCGCGCGGAATTGGTCGTGCGATTGCCCTGGAACTGGCCCGGCTCGGGCACGTCGTGCTGGTCAACTACTTGCGGCGGCAGGATGCGGCCGATGAGGTCGTGGCCGCGATCCATCGCGCGGGCGGGCATGCGATCGGCGTGCAGGGGGACGTCGCGCGTAGCGAGGATCGAGAATCGCTCATCGCTCGGGCCCTTGAGTTCGGGGGCCGACTGGATGTGCTCGTCAACAATGCCGGAATCACCTCTCCCGGCCGAAATGATTTGCTGGAAGCAACCGAAGAGAACTGGGATCACGTACTGGGCACGAACCTGAAGGGCCCGTTTTTCCTTGCGCAATTGGCGGCGCGACGCATGATCGAGCTCATTCGCGCTCGCGTGACGACCGGCGGAAAGATCATCAACATCTCGTCGATCTCGGCGTACGCCATGAGCACCGACCGGGCCGATTATTGCATCGCGAAGGCCGGTATGGCCGCCATGACCTGGCTCTTGGCCGAGCGGTTGGCGTCAGAGCAGATTCAGGTCTTCGAAATCTGCCCTGGTCTGATTGCCACCGACATGACAGCGCCGGTCCGCGAGAAATACGACAAGCAAATGGCCGCAGGGCTGGTGCCGCAGCGGCGCTGGGGGGAGCCCGAAGACGTCGCCCGCGCCGTGGGCGTCCTTGTCAGCGACGCACTGCCCTACAGCACGGGTGAGCGCATCAATGTCGACGGCGGCTTCCATATCCGACGGCTGTGACGGACAATTGTCGGTAGCCGTTGTCGAGCAGCACGTGTCTTTGCCCCTTCGCGTGACGAGACTTCGTCATCGACTGGCCCAGGAACTTCCGATGAAATTTGCCCTGCTGGGAATGGACGCTGACGCCCTGGAGCTTGCCCAGGGCGTGGCCGCCAGTCGCGAGCACGTGCTGGCGAGCGCGTGCGACGTTGCGGGGGCCGAGGATCAGTTGCGAGCCTTGGCGCCGCGCGTGCAGTTCGTCGAATTTTGGGAAGCGCTGTTGGCCAGTGACATGGCCGACGCGGTGATCGTCAGCCGCGGCACAGATCCCGAGCTACGGGCCGAACAGTTGCGCAAGCTCGTGCAGGCGGGCGTGCCGCTCATCCTCACGCATCCGGTCGATGATTCGATGCTCATCTGCTACGAACTCGATATGATCCGTGCTGAAACCGGCTGCGTCATGCTGCCGTACATCCCTTATCGCTGGCATGAAGGGCTGAAACGGTTGGCCAGAATCGTCGGCGATGGTGCGGCGTCCCCCATTGGGACGGTCGAGCAAATTGTCATGGAACGTGCACTAGCCGATCGCGACCGGTCCCTGGTCGTGCGGCAATTTGCGGGCGATGTGGAACTGCTACGCATGGTGGCGGGCGAGCTGACAAGCGTGTCGGCCTTGGCGCCGGGTGGAAAGGAAGAGGCGGACTATGCCAATCTGGGCGTGCAACTGACTGGTCCGCGCGGCGTGCTGGCTCGCTGGAGCGTCAGTCCGGCCGATCACGCACCGGGCGCGACGATTCTCGCGCGCGGCGACAAAGGGAAGGCAACGCTCGTCTTGCCCGCGGCGGGCGAGGCGACCACGCTGGAGATCATTTCCGCAGGCCGGACAGTGCAGGAATCGTTCCCGGCCTGGGATCCGGCGTCTGCGGCAATTGCAGAATTTCAAAACGCAATTGCCGGTCGACCCTCCGCACCCACCTGGCCCGACGCGTGCCGCGACGTGGAGCTTTCCGAGGCGATTGCACGGAGCCTCGCCAAGGGACGCACGATCGAACTGCACGACGAAGAGCACTCCGAGCACGGCACGTTCAAGGGGACCATGACCTCCGTGGGATGCGGCCTGCTGTTGGCTTCCCTGGTCGTGCTGCTCGCCGCGGCCGCGCTGGCCAGCATTACGGGTATGCCATTTTTCGGCTACGCGCCGTATCTAATCCTCGGCGTACTGGGAATCTTCCTGGTGCTGCAATCGCTGAAGCTGGTTTTTCCGGACGATACGTAGGGTGCCCTGCGGCACCACGAGGGCCAAGCTGGACGTTGCGCGGTTCCGTACCGCGGGTGACGCAGGGCACCCCACGGGGAAATCTCTGCAGTATTCGCGCAAAAAAAAGCGGCCAGACTCCCGTTGAGCCTGGCCGCTGTTGTGACACCGTAAACAGCCTGGGCGTCCTTAGTGGGCAGCCGACTTCTGCGGAATTCGCATGGCGTAGAACGAACGCCAAACAAAGACCAGCCCGATGGCGAGCATGACCGCTCCGACGACGCCGGTGTAGTCGGTGGTCGACTTCTCGATCGCCGCTTGCTTCATCTCGACGGCGATTTCCACCGCCAGCAAGCCGAACAGAGTCGAGAACTTGATGATCGGATTCAGGGCGACCGAGGTGGTGTCCTTGAACGGATCGCCCACCGTATCGCCGACGACGGTGGCGGCGTGCAGATCGGTCCCCTTCTCCCGCATATCGACTTCGACGTACTTCTTGGCGTTATCCCAGGCACCGCCGGTGTTGGCCATCGAAATGGCCTGAAACAAGCCGAACGCAGCGATGGCGATCAGGTAGGCGACGAAGAAGTTCGGGTTGAAGAAGGCAAAGGCCAGCGTCAGCGACATGAGGGCGATGAAGATGTTCCACATGCCGGCCTGGGCGTACTGGGTGCAGATACGCACGACAGTCTTCGAATCGTTGATATCGGCCTCGGTCTTATTGAGGTCGAGGTTCTTCTTGATGAACTCGACGGCTCGGTAGGCACCCGTCGTAACGGCCTGCATCGAGGCGCCCGAGAACCAGAAGATCACCGTACCGCCGCAGATGAAGCCCAGCAGCACCGGAGCGTCGGTCAGGCTGATCTGAAGCAGTTTGGCGTGCCCGAGCATGAGGATGATCGAAAAGATCATCGTCGTGGCGCCCACGACGGCGGTGCCGATGAGCACCGGTTTGGCCGTGGCCTTGAACGTATTACCGGCCGAGTCGTTGGCCTCGAGATAATGCTTGCCCGCTTCGAAATCGGGGGTGAAGCCGAATTCGCCCTTGATCTTGTCCTTGATGCCGGGAATCGACTCGATCTGCGACAGTTCGAAAACGCTTTGGGCGTTGTCGGTCACGGGGCCATAGCTATCGACGGCGATCGTTACCGGGCCCATGCACAAGAAGCCGAAGGCCACGAGGCCGAAGGCGAAAATCGAGCCGACACCGATCGCTGGCAGCGATTCGCCGTACAGCTTTACTTGCATGATGCTGTCCAAGCCTTGCTGGCTGACGAAGTAGGCCGTGCCCATCAGGCCGGCGATCAGCAGGCCCATCCAGAAGGCGCTGAAGTACCCGGCGACCATGCCGGAGAGGATCGTCAGCGACGAGCCGCCTTCCTTCGAAGCGGTGACGATTTCGTGTACGTGCTTCGAGTGCGAGCTGGTGAAGACCTTGGTGAATTCCGGGATCAACACCGCGGCCAGCGTTCCGCAACTGATGATCGAGGCCAGTTGCCACCATAGATTCGGCATGGCCTTTTCGCCGACGACCAGGTCGCCGATCAAGAGCCAGCTCATGAAGAACGAGGTCGAAATGCAGAGGATCGCCGCGATCCAGATCAAGCGGGTGAG is from Pirellulales bacterium and encodes:
- a CDS encoding SH3 domain-containing protein → MPLRHLLSGIVCLALVGPGWAEEFDSDDADVDFPYHAFVNTDDVYVRSGPGQNYYPVLRLQRGDRVEVYRHDPGGWYAIRPPAECFSWVSAEYVEPGEGKMARVKGERVVARVGSAFSDIRDVIQVRLDENELVEVLEAKRIGTGPAAQTWYKISPPAGEFRWVSGQFVSSQRPEREVRKRDAHNNLLIARHAKQHEQELDERSAARHDRRRDADEDDSDEPRRGPQALAIKYNGDANERLDDDRDVERSKVSHRTTSHRVRDEDRDEPVAERRRPSQASRRAPLPQGDAGLMKELEELDFQLSAEVAKEPASWNLAPLRERSDVLLSRSDTALDRGRVRLVQRKISRFDDIKQRADKIAMAQRATDLRNQDAIHASLGGSLGVPMDERFDGVGKLTQVYPAQSGVAGYALVDKDGKVKQFVTAAPGVNLRPFIGREVGVQGTLGYMTDAQTSHLTAKRVALIDEGRTLR
- a CDS encoding SLC13 family permease; its protein translation is MNWQAGFTLFVLGGVLASLIFTAVGPDLALIGGLIVLMMAGILTPAQMVHGLSNEGLVTVAVLYVVSAGMRETGAIDLIAMRVLGRPKTTAAAIARLLIPVTAISAFVNNTPLVAMLIPVVNDWAKRQQIAASKLMIPLSYAAILGGTCSLIGTSTNLVVDGLYIKSQGTGLAMFEVSKVGIPAAIAGCAFIMLTAKWLLPDRRPAISHSDDPRSYTAEMLVAADSPLVGKSIEDAGRVPGRNRPRWPGAAGRFASGAIARERSAGVRGHRGIGRRLAEDARARAGHGPGLQARVTSRCALLDRSRGVEHLPPGG
- a CDS encoding SLC13 family permease — its product is MGKTIRDGNFRTVYNAVVVAVARNGERINKKIGDVVLWPGDTLLVEAHPSFVDQQRNSRDFFLVSQLENSNPLRHERAFLALGIMAAMVTLAATGMLSMLQAALVAAAAMLVTRCCTAAIARRTIDWPILLAIAASFAFGEALENTGAAKALADGMIGVAQGKPFIALAMFYLVTLLLTELITNNAAAALMFPLGLATASNLNVNFMPFVIATMMAASAGFATPIGYQTNLMVYGPGGYRFNDYVKIGVPLDILIMIVTVALSPFIWPF
- a CDS encoding MMPL family transporter, whose protein sequence is MTKRDFYARHSPAILLIAVFLLPISFAGARRALNSNQNRVEQWLPDQYEETQVYQEFRKHFQGEEFVLVSWDGCTLDDERLALLSRKLVPEEGDEVPAEARYFTKALSGPAIIDTLTKPPINITHSEAVERLRGSLIGQDGKQTCLVLTLSPEGKKSLRKTIGKIYNTAEKECNIKHDALHMGGPPSDNVAIDLAGEQSLVRLASLAGFIGLAISWWCLRSVKLVAIVLSAGVYSAMASLAFVWYSGGEMNAIVLTMPSLVYVAAISGAIHLANYYRDSIHEGGLEGAPMRAIKHAWLPLSLATGTTAVGLLTLCYSELVPIQLFGFYSAVGVVFSLLFLFFFMPAAFERWPLTDEASGEAQGPAIDPAFFGNWGKVGDWIIGHNGIMTAAGLAVIGFCALGMYRMETSVQLMRLFSPKAKVVTDYEWLEEHLGNLIPMEVVINIDPLTARLNFLERMELVQRVQKEVETIPEVGKSLSAATFSANLGQIDQPDVPKPKKRRGLRDIVGSVAGVRDEKKLAADVRNKKLEEHRDEYLNSDYLREKDGREMWRVSARVSALKNVDYAKFVADIKAKVEPVLDDMRAKLGPDSAAGLEATYTGLVPLVYKAQNSLLDGLVTGFITDLILIFVAIVVAMRSFTSGIILAVPSVFPPIVVFGLMGWLGIVIDIGTVMTPSVALGVSVDDIVHFMLQYRRAIAAGATQREAVKAAYHHCGRAMYQSWGVIGLGLSVFALSPFTPTQRFGCMTIALLTATLLANLLILPAILAGPLGTLFARGARKKKPTAAEEPPRQTPPAPKSLRPLDESPRIEPTRRPVSSN
- a CDS encoding ornithine cyclodeaminase family protein: MGVLYLTEADVTALIDMPHSIAIVEEAFRHLVTAEAENVPRVRARAPGIILHSMIASAGYLGYVGWKCYTTTRNAARFHVGLYDQATGALVALIEADQLGRLRTGATTGVALRSMAPSDAHELGLFGVGRQAETQLLAAAAVLPLRRAFVYSRSEERRERFAEKMQAQLDAEIIAVDRPHEAAEDLPIVITATSSSTPVFDGAALAEGTVVCAVGANALSRAEIDATTVRRADTIVCDSVAACRHEAGDFVDAVEKGIFDWSRAVDLAQVVVGRAVGRTRNGGVAIFKSVGLAIEDVAMAARLVQLAKEQGRGTTLPI